The Novosphingobium terrae genome has a window encoding:
- a CDS encoding PAS domain-containing sensor histidine kinase has translation MLVTPTILVLLGLFLAAWTLAAAVTIALGEARRRETKVALANLRRMTRLVDESPAQMLLVHPDGQIRGSERLAGWLGLEPMPAFLSQLSTPDRGLPPEHLAILTEAVQTTQRSSRAFAMSVSARGSKKALAVRGSLADPLVAPTGSAQLWFFDHTATEQAVARMRVETAQAKGDFAALSGLIEAAPMPMWFRGPDGALRLVNSAYVRAVAAQSAQQVVAEGIELVERIEGLTPADVAAQAAAQGLPVERVVASTINGQRRTLRVSDLPLGAEGVAGYAIDIEDMEELSRSLRAFREAQRSLLDLLSSGVAQFDSVRQLVFANQPFQRLFGLHSADMQGGLGFERWLDVARDMGRVPEARDYPAWRRDHVGWFAQNAAQDEAWPLSDGTHLRIAAQPMPDGGLLLIAEDRTETLRISAMRDTLLRTRTATFDSLFEAVAVFAPDGRMQIWNRRFAAAWGLEGDFLDDHPHISVLLDHVGAMLAQPGQARALGDCVRAATLERRETGGRVSLLDGRTLEFAGMPLPDGNGLLIALDITDSQKAEDALRERNAALIEADHLKTRFLANMSYEFRTPLTSIGGFAEMLQMGLGGDLSDSGREYVEAILTSVTRLSGQIETVLDLSQSEAGMLPLARESVDILPFLTALVKEREARIEEGHIALNLRGNSGAGRIPADPRRLGRALGHLVDNAIAATHGKPGGGQILIDLARHRVSGHEVLRIAISDDGTGMDAASLARALGGLRMGPDGTAIERRQGLGLPLARQLIEAHGGTLELTSQPGKGTTALVDLPMEAQQ, from the coding sequence ATGCTGGTCACTCCCACGATCCTTGTTCTTCTGGGCCTGTTCCTCGCCGCCTGGACGCTGGCCGCCGCCGTGACCATCGCGCTGGGCGAAGCCCGCCGCCGCGAGACGAAGGTCGCGCTCGCCAACCTGCGCCGCATGACGCGGCTGGTGGACGAAAGCCCGGCGCAGATGCTGCTGGTCCATCCCGATGGGCAGATTCGCGGCTCCGAACGCCTCGCCGGATGGCTGGGGCTGGAGCCGATGCCCGCTTTCCTCTCGCAGCTTTCCACCCCGGATCGTGGCCTGCCGCCCGAACATCTGGCGATCCTGACCGAGGCGGTGCAGACCACCCAGCGCAGCTCGCGCGCCTTTGCCATGTCGGTCAGCGCGCGGGGTTCCAAGAAGGCGCTGGCGGTGCGCGGCAGTCTGGCCGATCCGCTGGTGGCGCCGACGGGTTCGGCGCAATTGTGGTTCTTCGATCATACGGCAACGGAACAGGCCGTGGCCCGCATGCGTGTGGAAACGGCGCAGGCCAAGGGCGATTTCGCGGCACTTTCTGGCCTGATCGAGGCTGCGCCCATGCCCATGTGGTTCCGTGGCCCCGATGGCGCGCTGCGGCTGGTCAACAGCGCCTATGTCCGCGCCGTGGCGGCGCAAAGCGCCCAGCAGGTGGTGGCTGAGGGCATCGAACTGGTCGAACGCATTGAGGGCCTGACCCCTGCCGATGTCGCCGCCCAGGCCGCCGCGCAGGGCTTGCCCGTCGAGCGCGTGGTCGCCTCCACCATCAACGGCCAGCGCCGTACACTGCGCGTCTCCGATCTGCCGCTGGGCGCGGAAGGCGTGGCCGGATACGCCATCGATATCGAGGATATGGAAGAGCTGAGCCGCAGCCTGCGCGCCTTCCGCGAGGCGCAGCGATCCTTGCTCGATCTGCTGTCCTCCGGCGTGGCGCAGTTCGATTCGGTGCGTCAGCTGGTCTTTGCCAACCAGCCGTTCCAGCGCCTGTTCGGTCTGCACAGCGCCGATATGCAGGGCGGCCTCGGCTTCGAGCGCTGGCTCGATGTCGCCCGCGACATGGGCCGCGTGCCCGAAGCGCGCGACTATCCCGCCTGGCGCCGCGACCATGTAGGCTGGTTCGCCCAGAATGCCGCTCAGGATGAGGCATGGCCGCTGTCCGACGGCACCCATCTGCGCATAGCCGCCCAGCCCATGCCCGATGGCGGGCTGCTGCTGATCGCGGAAGACCGCACCGAAACCCTGCGTATCTCGGCCATGCGCGACACGCTGCTGCGCACCCGCACCGCCACTTTCGACAGCCTTTTCGAGGCCGTCGCGGTCTTCGCGCCCGATGGCCGCATGCAGATCTGGAACCGCCGCTTCGCCGCCGCATGGGGGCTGGAGGGCGACTTCCTCGACGATCACCCGCATATTTCGGTGCTGCTTGACCATGTCGGCGCGATGCTGGCGCAGCCGGGGCAGGCGCGCGCTCTGGGCGATTGCGTGCGCGCCGCCACGCTGGAACGACGCGAGACGGGCGGGCGGGTCTCCCTGCTCGATGGCCGCACGCTGGAATTTGCCGGCATGCCGCTGCCCGATGGCAATGGCTTGCTGATCGCGCTGGACATCACCGATTCGCAAAAGGCCGAGGACGCGCTGCGCGAACGCAACGCCGCCCTGATCGAGGCGGATCACCTGAAGACCCGCTTCCTCGCCAATATGAGCTATGAATTCCGCACGCCGCTCACCTCCATCGGCGGCTTTGCCGAGATGCTGCAGATGGGCCTCGGCGGCGATCTCTCCGACAGCGGGCGTGAGTATGTTGAGGCGATCCTCACCTCGGTGACACGCCTCTCGGGCCAGATCGAGACCGTGCTGGACCTCTCGCAAAGCGAGGCGGGCATGCTGCCGCTGGCGCGCGAAAGCGTGGATATCCTGCCCTTCCTCACCGCTCTGGTGAAGGAGCGTGAGGCGCGCATCGAGGAGGGCCATATTGCACTGAACCTGCGCGGCAACAGCGGGGCGGGCCGCATTCCCGCCGATCCGCGCCGTTTGGGCCGGGCGCTGGGCCATCTGGTGGACAATGCCATCGCCGCGACTCACGGTAAGCCGGGCGGCGGCCAGATCCTGATCGATCTCGCCCGCCATCGCGTTTCGGGCCACGAAGTTCTGCGCATCGCCATCAGCGACGATGGCACCGGAATGGACGCCGCCAGCCTCGCCCGCGCACTAGGAGGCCTGCGCATGGGCCCGGACGGCACCGCCATCGAGCGTCGACAGGGCCTCGGCCTGCCATTGGCCCGCCAACTGATCGAAGCGCATGGCGGCACGCTGGAACTCACCAGCCAGCCCGGTAAGGGCACCACCGCTCTGGTCGATCTGCCGATGGAGGCCCAACAATGA
- the ahcY gene encoding adenosylhomocysteinase has translation MAPEKDYVIADIGLADFGRAEIAIAETEMPGLMALRAEFGASQPLKGARITGSLHMTIQTAVLIETLVALGAEVRWATCNIFSTQDHAAAAIAASNIPVFAIKGESLAEYWDYVGRIFDWGDDTTANLILDDGGDATMFALWGARVEAGEELFEPSNAEEIEFVRALKNFLKEKPGYLTRSVAAIKGVSEETTTGVHRLYHLAKDGKLPFPAINVNDSVTKSKFDNLYGCKESLVDAIRRATDVMLAGKVALVAGFGDVGKGSAASLRNGGARVLVTEIDPICALQAAMEGYEVVTMEQAVGRADIFVTCTGNEDVITADHMAAMKPMSIVCNIGHFDSEIQISALSNYQWTEVKPGTDLVTFPDGKQIIILAKGRLVNLGCATGHPSFVMSASFTNQTLAQIELWTKSEQYKNDVYVLPKHLDEKVAALHLEKLGVALTQLSKKQADYIGVPVEGPFKADHYRY, from the coding sequence ATCGCCCCCGAGAAGGATTACGTTATCGCCGACATCGGCCTGGCCGACTTTGGCCGCGCCGAAATCGCCATTGCCGAAACCGAAATGCCCGGCCTGATGGCTCTGCGCGCCGAATTCGGCGCCAGCCAGCCCCTGAAGGGCGCGCGCATCACCGGCTCGCTGCACATGACGATCCAGACCGCCGTGCTGATCGAGACGCTGGTTGCTCTGGGCGCCGAAGTGCGCTGGGCCACCTGCAACATCTTCTCGACGCAGGATCACGCCGCCGCCGCCATCGCCGCCAGCAACATCCCGGTCTTCGCCATCAAGGGTGAATCGCTGGCCGAGTACTGGGACTATGTGGGCCGCATCTTCGACTGGGGTGACGACACCACCGCAAACCTCATCCTTGACGATGGCGGTGACGCCACCATGTTCGCCCTGTGGGGCGCCCGCGTCGAGGCTGGCGAAGAGCTGTTCGAGCCCAGCAATGCCGAGGAAATCGAGTTCGTCCGCGCGCTCAAGAACTTCCTGAAGGAAAAGCCGGGCTATCTGACCCGCTCGGTCGCCGCCATCAAGGGCGTCTCGGAAGAGACCACCACCGGCGTGCATCGCCTGTATCACCTCGCCAAGGACGGCAAGCTGCCGTTCCCCGCGATCAACGTGAACGACAGCGTCACCAAGTCGAAGTTTGACAACCTCTATGGCTGCAAGGAATCGCTGGTCGACGCCATCCGTCGCGCCACTGACGTGATGCTGGCCGGCAAGGTCGCTCTGGTCGCCGGTTTCGGTGACGTGGGCAAGGGTTCGGCTGCTTCGCTGCGCAACGGCGGCGCCCGCGTGCTGGTCACCGAAATCGACCCCATCTGCGCCCTGCAGGCCGCGATGGAAGGCTATGAAGTCGTCACCATGGAGCAGGCCGTGGGCCGCGCCGACATCTTCGTGACCTGCACCGGCAACGAGGACGTCATCACCGCCGATCACATGGCCGCGATGAAGCCGATGAGCATCGTCTGCAACATCGGCCACTTCGACAGCGAGATCCAGATCTCGGCCCTGTCGAACTATCAGTGGACCGAAGTGAAGCCCGGCACCGATCTGGTGACCTTCCCCGATGGCAAGCAGATCATCATTCTGGCCAAGGGCCGTCTGGTCAATCTGGGCTGCGCCACCGGCCACCCCAGCTTCGTGATGTCGGCAAGCTTCACCAACCAGACGCTGGCCCAGATCGAGCTGTGGACCAAGTCCGAGCAGTACAAGAACGACGTCTACGTTCTGCCCAAGCACCTCGACGAGAAGGTTGCCGCGCTGCATCTGGAAAAGCTGGGCGTTGCGCTGACCCAGCTGTCCAAGAAGCAGGCCGACTACATCGGCGTGCCGGTGGAAGGCCCCTTCAAGGCTGACCATTACCGCTACTGA
- a CDS encoding peroxiredoxin, protein MTIEAGQTLPDVKLVKSTESEREPVQTGEYFKGKTVALFSVPGAFTPTCSAQHLPGFVSKAAELKAKGVDEIVCTAVNDPFVMGAWAAAKGSDDITFLADGSGDFAAALGLELDLTGAGLGKRGQRFALIVKDGVVDKVFVEAPGEFKVSSAEHVLENL, encoded by the coding sequence ATGACCATCGAAGCCGGCCAGACCCTGCCCGACGTGAAACTGGTAAAGTCCACCGAGAGCGAGCGCGAGCCCGTGCAGACCGGTGAGTATTTCAAGGGCAAGACTGTCGCCCTCTTCTCGGTGCCGGGCGCTTTCACCCCCACCTGCTCGGCCCAGCATCTGCCGGGCTTCGTGAGCAAGGCTGCCGAACTGAAGGCCAAGGGCGTGGACGAGATCGTCTGCACCGCCGTCAACGATCCCTTCGTGATGGGCGCCTGGGCCGCCGCCAAGGGCAGCGACGACATCACCTTCCTGGCCGATGGCAGCGGCGACTTCGCTGCGGCGCTGGGCCTGGAACTGGACCTGACCGGCGCTGGCCTTGGCAAGCGCGGCCAGCGTTTCGCGCTGATCGTCAAGGATGGCGTGGTCGACAAGGTCTTTGTCGAAGCCCCCGGCGAGTTCAAGGTGTCGAGCGCCGAGCACGTTCTCGAAAACCTCTGA
- a CDS encoding outer membrane protein, protein MKIWGKVAVGVGAMLAVTTGVTSAASAQEIDINPPEQIYAGPTLGYDTLVLSGFGDSSSTGGLTYGGMVGIDTPVGKRGRVGLEAQVSGSTAAWTMASSSTSGGVTIVDELKLAAGVDYYIGGKAGWMVAPKTQIFATLGYANSRFTLSGRQNGIKVFQGGDSLSGFRAGAGAEYFLSPHMRARLEYRYTHYGKVSVDTLDTGLKGERHQVVGGLLYGF, encoded by the coding sequence ATGAAGATTTGGGGCAAAGTGGCGGTTGGCGTCGGGGCAATGCTGGCCGTTACCACGGGGGTGACGTCTGCAGCCAGCGCGCAGGAAATCGACATCAATCCGCCCGAGCAGATCTACGCCGGGCCGACGCTCGGTTACGACACGCTTGTGCTGAGCGGGTTTGGCGATTCGAGCAGCACAGGCGGCCTGACCTATGGCGGCATGGTGGGCATCGATACGCCGGTGGGCAAGCGCGGGCGTGTCGGCCTTGAGGCTCAGGTCTCGGGATCGACCGCGGCCTGGACCATGGCGTCCAGCAGCACATCCGGCGGCGTGACCATTGTGGATGAGCTCAAGTTGGCGGCGGGCGTCGATTATTACATCGGCGGCAAGGCAGGCTGGATGGTGGCCCCCAAAACGCAGATTTTCGCGACGCTGGGTTATGCCAATTCGCGCTTCACCCTTTCGGGACGCCAGAACGGCATCAAGGTCTTTCAGGGCGGTGACAGCCTGAGCGGTTTCCGTGCGGGCGCGGGCGCCGAATATTTCCTGAGCCCGCATATGCGTGCGCGTCTGGAATATCGCTACACGCATTATGGCAAGGTCTCGGTCGATACGCTCGACACGGGCCTCAAGGGTGAGCGCCACCAAGTGGTCGGGGGCCTGCTTTACGGCTTCTGA
- the folE gene encoding GTP cyclohydrolase I FolE produces the protein MSCADDHDDLHPQLGADGKIAVPDDVQEAIRTLIRWSGDDPAREGLLDTPKRVARAWKEYCRGYADDPAIHLARQFEEVGGYDEIVLLKDIPFQSHCEHHMAPITGKASIAYLPTDRVVGISKLARVLHGFAQRLQIQERLTAEVAQCIWDNLRPEGVAVVIEAQHGCMTGRGVRTPGVGMVTSRMMGSFLTDPRSRKEVLSLMGY, from the coding sequence ATGAGCTGTGCCGACGATCATGACGACCTGCATCCCCAGTTGGGTGCCGATGGCAAGATCGCTGTGCCCGATGATGTGCAGGAAGCGATTCGCACGCTGATCCGCTGGTCGGGCGATGATCCGGCGCGCGAAGGCCTGCTCGATACGCCCAAGCGCGTGGCGCGCGCCTGGAAGGAATATTGCCGGGGTTACGCCGATGATCCCGCGATCCATCTGGCCCGCCAGTTCGAGGAAGTGGGCGGTTATGACGAGATCGTGCTGCTCAAGGACATCCCCTTCCAGAGCCATTGTGAGCACCATATGGCGCCGATCACCGGCAAGGCCTCGATCGCCTATCTGCCGACCGACCGCGTGGTGGGCATCTCCAAGCTGGCGCGCGTGCTGCATGGTTTCGCCCAGCGCCTGCAGATTCAGGAGCGCCTGACCGCCGAAGTCGCCCAATGCATCTGGGACAATCTGCGTCCTGAAGGCGTGGCCGTGGTGATCGAGGCGCAGCATGGCTGCATGACCGGTCGCGGTGTGCGCACGCCGGGCGTGGGTATGGTGACCAGCCGCATGATGGGCAGCTTCCTGACCGATCCGCGCAGCCGTAAGGAAGTGCTCAGCCTGATGGGCTATTGA
- a CDS encoding NUDIX domain-containing protein — translation MALIPVVAAALIDAQGQVLLHRRAPGKHHALLWEYPGGKVEPGESAEQAVLREISEELGVALDPVGLEPVSFAQGAGQPHLILLYACRLWQGQPSALEWPVDAEGEGLGWFTPDQAADMALRGAMPPLDVVLTRALLHWLR, via the coding sequence ATGGCGCTGATCCCGGTGGTGGCCGCCGCGCTGATCGACGCGCAAGGGCAGGTGCTGCTGCATCGCCGGGCGCCGGGCAAGCATCATGCGCTGCTTTGGGAATACCCCGGCGGCAAGGTGGAGCCAGGCGAAAGCGCCGAGCAGGCTGTTCTGCGCGAAATTTCAGAAGAGCTGGGGGTGGCGCTTGATCCCGTGGGGCTGGAGCCTGTCAGCTTTGCGCAGGGGGCGGGGCAGCCGCATCTGATTCTGCTTTATGCCTGTCGTCTCTGGCAGGGGCAGCCGAGCGCTCTGGAATGGCCGGTGGATGCCGAGGGTGAGGGGTTGGGCTGGTTCACGCCTGATCAGGCTGCTGACATGGCCCTGCGTGGCGCCATGCCGCCGCTCGATGTGGTGCTGACACGGGCTCTGCTGCATTGGTTGCGATGA
- a CDS encoding Flp family type IVb pilin, producing MKFINKLLRDEAGATAIEYGLIAALIAVAAITAMGSLGNQLKATFNTTSSAMTAAAPSA from the coding sequence ATGAAGTTCATCAACAAGCTGCTGCGCGACGAAGCCGGCGCCACCGCCATCGAATACGGCCTGATCGCTGCTCTGATCGCCGTTGCCGCCATCACCGCGATGGGCAGCCTGGGCAACCAGCTGAAGGCCACCTTCAACACCACCTCGTCGGCCATGACGGCTGCCGCTCCCTCGGCCTAA